The Sediminicola sp. YIK13 genomic sequence ATCCAAGTCTTTTATTTCGGCTTTTCTATACTTCATAATATCAAAATTATTTGGCCCAAGGACCATCCATAGTGGACACTTTGAAAAAAGATTTTCCGTCAAAACGATTGAGTCCCAACCAGCCCCCAAGCCAGAGTCGCCCTTCTTTATCTTCAAAAATACTTTGAATTGCATCACTGGCGAGGCCATCTTTTTCACGGAAATTGGTAAAGGAATTTCCGTCGTATCTATATACCCCAAAACGTTTTACCGGAAACCATATGTCACCCTTAGCGTCTTGGTAAATATTCCACACCTCAGTGCCATTGAGTTTGTACCTTTCGCTCATATTGGTAAAGGATTTTCCGTCATACAGACAGAGTCCGCCATGTGTTGTTGCAATCCATATTTTTCCGTCCTTATCTTCCAAAATACTGTTTACATTATTGTTGGACAAGCCATCTTTCTCAGAAAAATTGGTCAAGTTCTTTCCATCAAAACTATAGGCGCCTCCGTTGGTGCCGAACCACATCTTTCCCTTGCTATCTTCCATTATGCTATGGACTATCTTGGCACTAGTCACCCCTCTGCTGTAATCGGGTTTAGCTTCGGGAATATTAAATGGAGTGAATGTTTCCCCATCAAAAGTACACACCCCTTGCAAAGTACCTATCCAGAGCAATCCCTTACGGTCTATTGCCAAGCTCCAAACATCATTATTGATCAGCCCATCTTTTACTGTAAAATTAGAAAATGATATCCCGTCATATTTGCTTATCCCCCGTTCGGTGCCAAACCAGATATTACCTTGTTTATCCTCTATAATTCCCCTTACAGCAACCCCGCCGAACCCTTCATCAAGTGAGAAATACTCCAGGGCATCCCCGTTGTACCGGATAACCCCATCTCCGTTGGTTCCAAACCATAGATTTCCGCGTTTATCTTGGAATATCCTTCGCACAAAATCGCTAATTCGGGGAGGAGTAAGGAGTGAAGCTCCATATTTTTGGGTGGCGAGCTGATATTTCATAACAGCAGTATCCTTGAGTGTATTTTTTGGGTTATCCCTGGTACTCTCTAAATTTATTGGGGGTACGGTGTTTTTATCTTGACCATTACAGGAGGAGATCAAAACCAAAAATAGCAGCAAGAGGTAAAATGGAATTCTCGATTTTTTCCATCTTTTGGTACCTCTATTTTTCATAGCTTTAATTTTATGGTTTTCCAATTACCTGTTTTTAGCATATACCGATCATTTAAGAATAGTGAAGAAGGCTAAACAGCAGTTTTCCATAATTGGATAATTACACCCTTAAAGTTAATGATAACACGAGAATTTTTGTTCAGGAACAATTGAAAATAACAGTTATTTTTTTAGGGTGCTCCGGAAACAGACCTTGGGTGGCATAAGGATTTTGATTTATAGTTGTTAACTACGCCTTATTATTGTTGGTATAAATAGATTTTGTAAGATAGCCTAATTCGACTAATTCACTTTTGTCTTTGATTTCTTTTAAAAACCCATTTTTCAAGTGAACGATACTATCCGCCAAACAAATTACATTTTCATAGTCGTGGTCTGTTATAATAAAGCCTTTCGATGATTTCATTTTTTTAATATATTCTATAATATAAGCTCTCATTATTGGACTTACACCGTTAAAAGGTTCGTCCAATAAAATAAATTCTGCATTGGAATGAATAATTATTAAAATCTCAATAATTCTTTTTTCCCCACCAGATAGATCTTGATTTTTCTTATGTAAAAAAGGGAGTACATGTTTATTTTGAAACAAGATGTCTCTGGTTTTTTTAGGAAGAAATAGCTTTATTATAGTGCCTACTTTTATATTATTTGGCAGAAAATTGTCCTGTGGCAAATAATTAATCAAGTTTCTGCCATCCGAAATATTTCTAATTATTTTTTTGCCTACTCTGACAAATTTAAAATCTGCTTTTTCCGTTCCAAAAACGATTTTGAGAAGTGTGGATTTTCCAGAACCGTTTCGTCCAACAAGTCCTTTAACTTCATTTTTTCTACAAGAAATAAACACATCACTTAATATGACCTT encodes the following:
- a CDS encoding ligand-binding sensor domain-containing protein; the protein is MKNRGTKRWKKSRIPFYLLLLFLVLISSCNGQDKNTVPPINLESTRDNPKNTLKDTAVMKYQLATQKYGASLLTPPRISDFVRRIFQDKRGNLWFGTNGDGVIRYNGDALEYFSLDEGFGGVAVRGIIEDKQGNIWFGTERGISKYDGISFSNFTVKDGLINNDVWSLAIDRKGLLWIGTLQGVCTFDGETFTPFNIPEAKPDYSRGVTSAKIVHSIMEDSKGKMWFGTNGGAYSFDGKNLTNFSEKDGLSNNNVNSILEDKDGKIWIATTHGGLCLYDGKSFTNMSERYKLNGTEVWNIYQDAKGDIWFPVKRFGVYRYDGNSFTNFREKDGLASDAIQSIFEDKEGRLWLGGWLGLNRFDGKSFFKVSTMDGPWAK
- a CDS encoding ATP-binding cassette domain-containing protein, producing MSKLHIDSVTKSYNNKVILSDVFISCRKNEVKGLVGRNGSGKSTLLKIVFGTEKADFKFVRVGKKIIRNISDGRNLINYLPQDNFLPNNIKVGTIIKLFLPKKTRDILFQNKHVLPFLHKKNQDLSGGEKRIIEILIIIHSNAEFILLDEPFNGVSPIMRAYIIEYIKKMKSSKGFIITDHDYENVICLADSIVHLKNGFLKEIKDKSELVELGYLTKSIYTNNNKA